Within the Bacillus sp. FSL K6-3431 genome, the region CTATCGTTGCATTATTTTTATTAGCGATTACATTCATATTTGCTTCTACATCCTATTTTAATTATCAGGAAATCCAGTTGGCCAATGAGCGGTGCTTTGAAGTAGGAGGCAATCCCACGGTAGAGAGGGATTCCAATGATTATTCTTTTTCTTGCGAAGATAATTAGCAACTTTTAACATTGTCGCCAAAAAAGAGAGCAAGGTCTTCCACTGAATTTAGACCTTGCTCCTTTCTTAAACTGGTTTTCGATTAAAATAAAGTATGCCTCCGAACATAAAGGCGAGAAAGCTACCCATTACAACATAAAGTAATGTTTCGATCGGAATAAAAAAAAGGTTCTCAACTGCCCCATTACCACCGACTGATAGCATCGTCAAAAACGGCTGCACCCAAGGGTAAAATGGTCCGTATTTCTCAGAATTTGCGACGAGAATATTTGGCATAGTAAAAATCACATTAATAGCAAGTGGTGCTGCAAAGCTTGCCCATGCTGTTGACACCCAGAGCTGTAAAGCCGCAAGTGGTAGACATGCGATCAAACCTACAATAGCAATTTTGCATGCTACAGCAAATGGGAACACCTCACTAATCCCCTTTGCTGAACCAACAATATACCAAGCTGTAATAAATAAGAACTGA harbors:
- a CDS encoding ABC transporter permease, encoding MFMRIIQSEWLKFRKSNIWLLLFVSPALAALIGFFNADPNIKGFAWLHLLSAMLFVHGLLFLPLLTGIFSAFVSRYEHQGGGWKQLLALPVSRMQVYLAKGTIVMTFLAITQFLFITAWYIVGSAKGISEVFPFAVACKIAIVGLIACLPLAALQLWVSTAWASFAAPLAINVIFTMPNILVANSEKYGPFYPWVQPFLTMLSVGGNGAVENLFFIPIETLLYVVMGSFLAFMFGGILYFNRKPV